The Triticum aestivum cultivar Chinese Spring chromosome 5A, IWGSC CS RefSeq v2.1, whole genome shotgun sequence genomic sequence TAAGCCGGCGCACCACCTGCTCCTTTCCGCCTAGCATCGGCAGCAGCAATGGCCGCCCATGCAGCTCTCGCCGCCACCCGCATCCCCACCAGCGCGCGTCTGCACAGCAAGGCCGCCTCCAGGCAGAGGGTTGACTTCGCCGACTTCTCCGGGCTGAGGCCGGGGTCGTGCTCcgtcagcgccgccgccagggAGGCGTCCTTCTCCGATGTCCTCGGCGCGCAGCTCGTCGCCAGGGTACGTATCTTGCCCAGAACTTCAGATCGGTCTGTATATATGTTTGTGCACGCATGCCGTCCGGCTTAACAGGTTGATCGTGGCAGGCTTCCGGCGAGAACGCCGTGAgggcgccggcggaggcgaagctgaaggtggccatcaacggGTTCGGCCGCATCGGGCGCAACTTCCTCCGGTGCTGGCACGGCCGCGAGAACTCGCCGCTCGAGGTCATCGTCATCAACGACAGCGGAGGCGTCAGGAACGTAAGTGTTCAAGATAACGTAGACTGTGCTATGTGATTAGGAGGAGCAGACAGGGCAGCAGTTCTGAAATGATGAACATGGTCGGGTTGGTTTGGTTGCAGGCGTCTCACCTGCTCAAGTACGACTCGATGCTGGGCACGTTCAAGGCGGACGTGAAGATCGTGGACAACGAGACCATCAGCGTCGACGGCAAGAACATCCAGGTCGTCTCCAACAGGGACCCCCTCAAGCTGCCATGGGCCGAGCTCGGCATCGACATCGTCATCGAGGTACGTAATTCTCTATCGTTAACCTCCCCTCCCATGTAGAGCCAAAGGAAATTCACAGTGCCACGCTGAACGTATGTGTCGTGTCTCAACACTGAAGGGTACTGGAGTGTTCGTGGACGGCCCCGGCGCCGGGAAGCATCTCCAGGCCGGCGCCAAGAAGGTCATCATCACCGCTCCGGCCAAGGGCGCCGACATCCCCACCTACGTCGTCGGCGTCAACGAGGGCGACTACGACCATGACGTCGCCAACATCGTCAGGTATGAATCGCAATATTTTCTAGTGCAATCAGTCGCTCCTACTACATGGACCAAATTGATCAACTCTGTTCCTTGCAGCAACGCTTCTTGCACCACCAACTGCCTCGCGCCATTCGCCAAAATCCTGGACGAGGAGTTCGGTATGAACCTGTTCGTCCCACTTTTTTCATCCTGGTCTGAAGTTCTGAACCAGTTCTGACTGTCCCGTGGTGACCGCGTGCGTGCAGGGATCGTGAAGGGCACCATGACCACGACGCACTCGTACACGGGCGACCAGAGGCTGCTGGACGCGTCCCACCGCGATCTGCggagggcgagggcggcggcgctgaACATCGTGCCGACGAGCACGGGCGCGGCCAAGGCCGTCTCCCTGGTGCTGCCCCAGCTCAAGGGCAAGCTCAACGGCATCGCGCTCCGCGTGCCCACGCCCAACGTCTCCGTGGTGGACCTCGTCATCAACACCGTCAAGACCGGCATCACCGCCGACGACGTGAATGCGGCGTTCCGCAAGGCCGCCGACGGGCCGCTCAAGGGCATCCTCGACGTCTGCGACGAGCCGCTCGTGTCCGTCGACTTCCGCTGCTCCGACGTCTCCACCAGCATCGACGCCTCCCTCACCATGGTCATGGGCGACGACATGGTCAAGGTCGTCGCCTGGTACGACAACGAGTGGGGCTACAGGTGAGCGCGcgccggccggccggcggcgacAATCATCGACGGCGGAATTACATGCATGCATCTGTAAACATGATGTCTAACCTGTGGCTGGTTTTGGCGTGTGAGTGTGCAGCCAGCGCGTGGTTGATCTGGCGCACCTGGTGGCGGCCAAGTGGCCGGGCGCCGGGACCGGCGGCAGCGGCGACCCGCTGGAGGACTACTGCAAGACCGACCCCAACGCCGTGGAGTGCAAGGTGTTCGACGAGTGAAGTGAGAGCTCGGAGGTCGAGGCTGATCAGAAAACGCAACGAAGCAACTACATTATTATCCTCTATCTATAGTCTATAAAATGTACCAGCTGGATTGTGTTTCATTCGTTTCGAGATTGCTCGCCGAGCATGCGGCTTGGTGCTCTATATATCAGACAGGATTCGGGCACAATAAATTGACCCTCCTTCTGTGAGCTGTACTGAACTCGATATAATTCAGAT encodes the following:
- the LOC123105786 gene encoding glyceraldehyde-3-phosphate dehydrogenase B, chloroplastic; this translates as MAAHAALAATRIPTSARLHSKAASRQRVDFADFSGLRPGSCSVSAAAREASFSDVLGAQLVARASGENAVRAPAEAKLKVAINGFGRIGRNFLRCWHGRENSPLEVIVINDSGGVRNASHLLKYDSMLGTFKADVKIVDNETISVDGKNIQVVSNRDPLKLPWAELGIDIVIEGTGVFVDGPGAGKHLQAGAKKVIITAPAKGADIPTYVVGVNEGDYDHDVANIVSNASCTTNCLAPFAKILDEEFGIVKGTMTTTHSYTGDQRLLDASHRDLRRARAAALNIVPTSTGAAKAVSLVLPQLKGKLNGIALRVPTPNVSVVDLVINTVKTGITADDVNAAFRKAADGPLKGILDVCDEPLVSVDFRCSDVSTSIDASLTMVMGDDMVKVVAWYDNEWGYSQRVVDLAHLVAAKWPGAGTGGSGDPLEDYCKTDPNAVECKVFDE